Proteins encoded together in one Hylaeus volcanicus isolate JK05 chromosome 3, UHH_iyHylVolc1.0_haploid, whole genome shotgun sequence window:
- the LOC128874095 gene encoding uncharacterized protein LOC128874095, with product MSNSKCIKQPRKTYAKEQQEMTHSEKLRLIDDELNSFYKYCQQAGFTEEEMDIICQPLVAAMRRSWLQLVFRGMLVLIILGTLACLAAQLDFVGTHFSAISRLLLIKVLPIWNWQPLYYENCMINNPFYNDYTITEEDCVTCEALETIDRLSDVRYRHLVDNYLSRDAPAIITDAMDSWAVMNTDYFWFDNITHLYLENERLMETVPCALTSNLRTGSSDLAAFLRRVHSPEVAKWFVHWQNCDINAVKVLRKYYQRPYFLSSTVSPAHFNWVLMSSDYNSPSYKKVELDSGLIALAQLRGATQLRLTPINPCNSSCPELIADLHQGEMLVFTNLMWTLEYAPMRGLDNIAILTETVWEEDT from the exons atgtcgaaCAGCAAATGTATCAAACAACCCCGTAAAACCTATGCAAAGGAGCAGCAAGAAATGACCCACTCGGAAAAACTACGATTAATAGACGATGAATTGAACTCTTTCTACAA GTACTGTCAACAGGCAGGTTTTACAGAAGAAGAAATGGATATTATTTGCCAACCATTGGTCGCTGCAATGCGACGTTCGTGGTTGCAACTTGTCTTTCGTGGAATGCTTGTCCTTATAATTCTTGGCACCTTGGCGTGTCTAGCAGCCCAACTTGACTTTGTGGGGACACATTTCTCAGCAATCAGTCGCCTCTTGCTTATCAAGGTTCTGCCAATTTGGAATTGGCAGCCTTTATATTATGAAAACTGTATGATCAACAATCCATTCTACAATGATTACACAATCACAGAGGAAGACTGTGTG ACTTGTGAAGCATTGGAAACTATAGATCGTTTATCAGATGTTAGGTATCGGCATCTTGTTGATAACTATTTAAGTCGCGATGCCCCTGCGATTATCACAGATGCGATGGATTCTTGGGCAGTTATGAACACAGATTATTTCTGGTTTGATAACATTACTCAT CTATACTTGGAAAATGAAAGATTAATGGAAACAGTGCCCTGTGCTCTCACGTCAAATTTGAGAACTGGCTCATCAGATTTGGCGGCTTTTTTGCGTCGAGTACATTCTCCGGAAGTCGCCAAATGGTTTGTCCACTGGCAAAATTGCGACATCAATGCGGTAAAGGTACtgagaaaatattatcaacGACCGTACTTCCTTTCGAGTACAGTCTCGCCAGCACACTTCAATTGGGTTCTCATGTCTTCGGATTACAATAGTCCAAGTTACAAGAAAGTCGAGTTAGACTCTGGCTTGATCGCTCTCGCCCAATTGCGAGGAGCTACCCAGCTTCGTTTGACACCTATAAATCCTTGCAATAGCTCTTGTCCCGAACTAATAGCGGATTTGCATCAAGGTGAAATGC TGGTTTTTACCAATTTGATGTGGACTTTGGAGTATGCACCAATGAGAGGATTAGACAACATTGCTATTTTAACAGAGACCGTATGGGAGGAGGATACATAG